AGTTGATGCTGAATCCTTGTGCTGTAAAATGCATGAATCTCTTTATTATAACAGAACACATAAACATTTTCTAGTCCACTGTAATTAATTTGGATTGCTGTTAGAGAGCTTATATATTAGATATGATTTTATTTGAATGCtgtgaatatatattttaattttgaatttgCAGGATTCTGAAGCTGCTGTTCCTGAATCAGATCCAGTGACGCCACAGGAagaagaaacaaacacacatgctGCTAAAGAGAGAGCAGAGAAAAGTACAGCTGAGGTGAGTACAGTTTAAAGTAGTTATTTATGAAATGATCCTCAACTCCCACAGTATTGTgtactgtattattattattattattaccataTGGGGTAACATTTGTCTCATGAACTATGAGcaatatgtttttagtgttgGTTAACCTTCGCAAATattacttaataaaaatacagttcatTGTCTGATCATGGTTAACAGATacaatgtttcattttaaaaatgtgtcattAAATGTAGACATTACCATTaatgacaatttaaaaaaaaacagtttttaaaagaagtctcttctgctcaccaaggcaattatttgatcaaaatacagtaaaaactgtaatattgcaaaatattttaattttattaaaatgtaatttattcctctgatcaaagttgaattttcagtcttcagtgtcacatgatccttcaaatattattgtaatatgctgctcaagaaacatttctgattattttattaatattgaaaagtttgtgctgcttcattttttttgtggaaaccatacatttttttaggattatttgatgtaaagaaagatcaaaagattagcatttatttgaaatagaaatctttttgtttttactgtcataTTTGGTCAATTTTTAGGCATTCTTgcctaatatattattttttattatttaaaaagattttaCAAAGACTTTTTACAATGAACACTTGTCCTGTGTCATTACAACATGACTATGTTTATCCCactctgtcacacacacactctcgaCCCTCCTCGCCGCTCCTGAGGTcacactcttcctcctcctcattcTCATGCGAGCAGGAATGGTGCACGTTTGTGCAAGCGACGCACGGACAGGGTGGGGTCGCGCTTGCGTTCTGCATGCATGTATGCAGGCAGTGCACGTGGTGCGCAACAAACACTTGCAGTTTCTGTCTGAAGGTGTTTCCCAGCAGGCTGTAGACGAGCGGGTTCAGGCAGCTGTTGGCGCAGGCCGCCAAGGTCACCACGTGTCCCGTCAGTGGGTAGCGCTGCCACAACGTGTGGTTTCCGCGTCGCCGTGAGGCCTCTGTGTCGCCTCTCAAGAGATGCACACTGATGAAGACGTTCTCCGGAAGCCAgcacacaaaaaacacactcACGGCCGCAATTATCATGCGCAAGGCTTTGGTTCGCTGCAGCCTTTCGGAGCGCAGCAGCACGCGTGCGATCAGGGTGTAGCAGACGCCCATCACGCAAAAAGGCAGGGCGAATCCTAGCGTCACCTCCAGCCATTGCACCTCGGCCACACCCGCAAAACAGAAGCCACGCCCCCAGCCGTGATACGCGTGCGCAGTAGCGAATGGAATCAGTGTGCACAGGGTGGCCGCCGCCCAAATGGTCGCGCAAGCCCTATAGGCGACGCGCGAACGCTGTTGGACGGAAATGTTTTTAGGTAGCGCACGCGTGCTGAGGCCGGTCAGCGCAAGGCAGCGGTCCAGACTCATCCAGGTGAGCGAAAACACGCTGCTGTACATGTTGACCTGCAGGAAGATGGCCATGCAGGAGCACAGCACTGCGTCGTCGTAGTAGTGCGCGCTCAGATTGAACACCTCGATTAGCGAGTCCAGCACCAGCACCAGGTCGGCCAGAGCCAAATTAGTGAAGTATAGATCAGGGGTGCTCATCCGCTGACGAGGGTCGAAGTTCACCAGCAGTATCAGGATGTTACCCACAAGGCCGAGCGGGAAGAGCAGGATGGTGTAGATGCAGGAGAGGAGAAGATTTATGGCGTAGGTGTCCAGGAAGGTGGAGTTCGATTCGTTGACCGAGGGCAGGGACTGATTTGGATGGATGGTGGGGTCAAAAGTCATGGGATCTTCCATCATCTTCCCCTCTATCACTTCCATTGTCACATAGTGAGGAAATATACCGGagttttctgcattttttttttttttctccttttcaaGTACTAAAATGCACAAAGACACATGCAAATTGATGTTAAACTACTAATCTTGATGCATGTTCCAAAATTTGTgtatttaaagagatagttcacatgttccatgatttattcaccctcaagccatcctaggtgtatatgactatcttctttcagacgaacacagagttatattaaaaaaatatcctggctcttccaagcttgaTTATGGTAGTGAAGGGGggttgagattttgaagcccaaaaaagtgcatccatccatcataaaaatggCTCCAGCGGGttgataaaggccttctgaagcgaagcaatgtgtttttgtaagaaaaatatccatatttaaaactttataatctatAATTGGCTTCCTGTAATGGCCGTACGTGAGTCTAGTTCAGGTGGAAGAGTGACCCCTGACCCAACTCATGACGTAGTATAGTGATGTCAAAAGTGCTGACTTTGATACCAAGTTTATGAATTCATTGAACAGCGCTCAaagcttcatttttttttaatttaattttttaaaagctttcatttttttaaatttcagtacagatttagtaccgaagtcggtacttttgacaacactaacatGTATTTATGAACACGGAAgctcagaggatagagcaaaactaAACACAGGttacaaattagaagtctaaaacaagaatttttaaagagaaatatcaGAGGATTTTGATAGGAGAGCTTGAGTTTGAGTTTGTTgccgcccagccctatttgtttgaaccgcgagagatatctaagcttacgctactcctacatcctacggGCCCTATTCTAacgatctaagcacatggtctaaTGCGCACAgcgcaagtgcacttagggcgtgtccgtatccacttttgctagttaaACCGGGAAAAATGGTCGGTACACCCGGCGCGTGGTCTAGAAGGGCTGTCCCCATTCTCTTAATGAGtgatgggtgtgttttgggcgtaacgtgcaataaaccaaaaaGAGTCTCAtttcccattccctttaaaagccaattGCACttgcgccatggcggattcgctATTTAGATGGCAGAATTTGAAAGCGGAAAAACTGAACACTTCTCTAGTGAGGAAACGGATTGGACCATCTACGGGAttccaccaaagcgtttttatctttatgcacacattAATAAtctttttacattgtaatccttttatttctAGTATTTGGTATGTTGGTGTGCTGCTGCGCTTCcctctgtgtgtgtaataagcagcgCATGCGTGCCTATAggtgcatattactaacgcgccctaaaaaaatattgcaacattgacttaggtttcagttggtcaatggcgcgATCTATTTCAGTtccctcaaaatagcaacacaccaacaatgcacctgaacacacctcgttttcagacaaGCATGCCCATGTGCGAACAGAAgggtgcaaatgcatttgctatttaaacaacgtggcacaggacatgaaaatgataactgtgttGGGCCGAAAcgagcaaaaaacacttgcgttgAGCCTGCCAGTGATTATGGTTTATAAAGTTTtagatatggatatttttcttacaaaaacccagcgctttgcttcagatggtctttattaaccccatgGAGAAGTatagattacttttatgatggatggatgtgcttttttgggctttaaaatcactcccattataaagcttggaagagccaggatattttctCCGAttttgtttgtctgaaagaagatacacctaggatggcttgagagtgagtaaatcatgggataagtTTAATTTCTGGTTGAACTTTCCCTTTACGTTGCAGTCACATTTACCGTTGCTCGGCGAGTTGACAGTGAACGATACTTCCAcagaatttattaataatttgttaatgttaatttctacatttaccaatgaatttttaaacaaaaaattgtaataaaagtATTAGTTGCAGTCACGGTAAACGTTCCTTGGCGAAATCCAGTTATTCCAATAGGAATATGCTCGATTGGGAGTTTCGCATGAGGGCGAAAAATTTTCCCATGCAGATTTCGCACATTTTCAAGTTGGTCACTTGAATTTTTAGTGCTGACCAACaaaaagctgcttggtttgaaactTGATCGCTTTATACATCGCTACACTATTTACACTAAACAATGGATTTGCCTGCAGAATTTCACTAATGTGAATTATgcagattttgtttattttcactAGTAATCAGCTGATCGTTTGAAATGAAACTGTCAAAATAATGATCTTACCgtgtgtattgtattattgtctTTTATCCATGTTTATTAAGCTGTCCTTCTGGTTTGTTCttgtatgcatgtatatatCCTTTAAGGTCATGAAGAAATAAATGTAGAAGTctaacatttgtttttattagtttCTTTCTCTGTTCTTCTCCCGAAGGAGCAGACGTCTCTCCTGCTGAATTCTTGCTGTCTCATGTACAAATACGTAAATACAGGAGGGCCAGGTTATGCCAAACAGACATGTACAATGGCCGCCTTTGTTTACCCCAAACAATATGGTAGATAAATGCTCGATTAGCTCCCCTGAAGATATAGAGCTGCATAGTGAAGGAGAacttgtgtatttgtgtgtgatgATGGGCAAATTCTTCAAGTGTTGTTACCCCAAACCagaaaaatttattattatcattattattttttttatatatatatatatatttattactgtgttggttatttttgttttccaaTTATTTTGTACAAGATTTTGTACaagattaaaataatgtttagtgACACTTTCaaactttgaaaaaataaataaataaaaatttaaccAAAACAacacactaaaataaaataagtaaaagtgataaaattactaaactaaaatcaaaataaattatagctaaatagaatttttttttttaaaagctagtaaaaaatgacaaaagcacttaacaaaattactaaaaatgaaactaaaattaaaatgaaactgaaaatattaaaaaatactataatagtgtataaataataataaaataatactggTGCTTCTGTCTTAAACATGACTATTATCTGCTTtatgaataaatgttttgtaaatggtATTTGAATATGATAATCATTTCCAAATTGTTTTTCAATTTAAGCATGAAAAATGGATTTCTGATGAAATTAAGCAGTTCTATAAACCTAaatgcatttttgtttgttctttatcatgattaaattaaaaatgttggggtcggtaagatatatttttaaagaaattaaaacttaCATTCAGCGATGACACattatattgatcaaaagtgtcagtaaagacatttataa
The nucleotide sequence above comes from Chanodichthys erythropterus isolate Z2021 chromosome 23, ASM2448905v1, whole genome shotgun sequence. Encoded proteins:
- the LOC137013560 gene encoding G-protein coupled estrogen receptor 1-like, yielding MEVIEGKMMEDPMTFDPTIHPNQSLPSVNESNSTFLDTYAINLLLSCIYTILLFPLGLVGNILILLVNFDPRQRMSTPDLYFTNLALADLVLVLDSLIEVFNLSAHYYDDAVLCSCMAIFLQVNMYSSVFSLTWMSLDRCLALTGLSTRALPKNISVQQRSRVAYRACATIWAAATLCTLIPFATAHAYHGWGRGFCFAGVAEVQWLEVTLGFALPFCVMGVCYTLIARVLLRSERLQRTKALRMIIAAVSVFFVCWLPENVFISVHLLRGDTEASRRRGNHTLWQRYPLTGHVVTLAACANSCLNPLVYSLLGNTFRQKLQVFVAHHVHCLHTCMQNASATPPCPCVACTNVHHSCSHENEEEEECDLRSGEEGRECVCDRVG